One window of the Chitinophaga niabensis genome contains the following:
- a CDS encoding SDR family oxidoreductase has product MEGINKPLQGKTALITGGTTGIGRAALLLLASQGVKILFFGTDEKHLADTMDDVKKMQLEDEVMGVLADVSSKENVAFVFQHVDGFLGKLDFLINNAALGAKGLMETSYEDMAYVINVNVLGYLACAQEAAKRMKENGGGHIINVGSMSADTRGGTSTVYVATKAGIQGFSESLRKELNPMGIKVTLLEPGAVGTDMQPSSPEEQREKEERLEMLKAEDIAESILYILSQPKRCDVVELKVRPHKQII; this is encoded by the coding sequence ATGGAAGGAATAAATAAACCCCTTCAGGGAAAAACGGCACTGATCACAGGTGGTACAACGGGCATAGGAAGAGCAGCACTATTGTTGCTGGCTTCACAAGGGGTGAAAATACTTTTCTTTGGTACAGATGAAAAACACCTGGCAGATACGATGGACGATGTAAAAAAGATGCAGCTCGAAGATGAAGTGATGGGTGTACTGGCGGATGTATCCAGCAAAGAAAATGTGGCATTTGTATTTCAGCATGTGGATGGGTTCCTGGGCAAGCTGGACTTCCTGATCAACAATGCGGCCTTAGGTGCAAAGGGCCTGATGGAGACTTCCTATGAGGATATGGCCTATGTGATCAATGTAAATGTACTCGGGTATCTTGCCTGTGCACAGGAAGCTGCCAAACGGATGAAAGAAAACGGAGGCGGGCATATCATTAATGTGGGTTCCATGAGTGCGGATACCCGCGGAGGGACCAGTACTGTATATGTAGCCACAAAAGCCGGTATCCAGGGATTTTCAGAATCGCTTCGCAAAGAGTTGAATCCAATGGGCATTAAAGTAACCCTGCTGGAACCCGGTGCTGTTGGAACGGATATGCAGCCTTCAAGCCCGGAAGAGCAAAGGGAGAAAGAAGAAAGACTGGAAATGCTGAAGGCTGAAGATATTGCGGAATCTATCCTTTATATACTTTCTCAACCTAAACGGTGTGATGTGGTGGAATTAAAGGTCCGCCCGCATAAACAGATCATCTGA
- a CDS encoding ferritin-like domain-containing protein has translation MATGAKSTKNKPQGKSGKMENSAFHEFFVDELKDIYWAEQHLIKALPKMQEAATSPELAAAFEKHTEETEGHATTLEQIFELLGEKAAAKKCDAMEGLVKEAESIISDTEAGTMIRDAGLILAAQKVEHYEIATYGTLRTFAENMGHTEVVDLLEGILENEKETDVALTEVAVSSINEDASEE, from the coding sequence ATGGCTACAGGTGCAAAATCCACTAAGAACAAACCTCAGGGGAAAAGTGGTAAAATGGAAAATTCAGCTTTTCATGAATTTTTTGTAGATGAACTAAAAGACATTTACTGGGCTGAGCAGCATCTCATAAAGGCTTTGCCCAAAATGCAGGAAGCGGCTACGAGCCCTGAATTGGCCGCAGCATTTGAAAAACATACAGAAGAAACAGAAGGGCATGCAACAACATTAGAACAAATATTTGAGTTGCTGGGCGAAAAAGCTGCAGCAAAAAAATGTGATGCCATGGAAGGCCTGGTAAAAGAAGCAGAGAGCATTATCAGCGATACGGAAGCAGGAACCATGATCAGGGATGCCGGATTGATCCTCGCAGCACAGAAAGTGGAACATTACGAGATAGCTACTTACGGCACCTTAAGAACATTTGCGGAAAACATGGGTCATACGGAAGTAGTGGACTTACTGGAAGGCATTCTGGAAAATGAAAAAGAAACAGATGTTGCTTTAACAGAAGTAGCAGTAAGCAGCATTAATGAAGATGCAAGCGAAGAGTAA
- a CDS encoding TlpA family protein disulfide reductase, with product MKIILTILFALYGILPASAQYAMVRGEIKNLTKDTITLVLLHDQVTGNMQPFRIAVVNGQFKTNIYVPKTVYFAVSDDKNYTHGLLQPGDDITIRYDFEDKNGTLQISGKGSEKSIFYQRFATLKKETRNNARVDSIAKATYQQLSELRSTMNDDSYHLLYAHFTGMLQSNKYFTTGALSPYNDNFYTSFNYVNDVYNIVSQHYAGIDPIARLDTLSRILPPKLRQPVLTLTLRYEIKQPSDSLVNAVLKDDTYRQYILKKVAAERKFKKGMAAPDFSLENDKGEKVTLQDYKGKVVFIDFWFEACIPCQQMFERLKPLKAQYAGNKDLVFLCVSIDEKGVWMKAKDKVQAEHLYTNNKGRYHAVLKDYNVDGYPTAYIIGKDGLIFDEAPSGYPELLQPQLEAALKK from the coding sequence ATGAAAATAATACTCACCATACTGTTTGCCCTATACGGTATACTGCCGGCCTCCGCTCAGTATGCCATGGTGCGTGGAGAGATAAAAAACCTCACCAAAGATACCATCACCCTTGTATTACTGCATGATCAGGTAACAGGCAATATGCAACCCTTCAGGATTGCTGTAGTGAACGGACAATTCAAAACGAATATCTACGTGCCCAAAACCGTGTATTTCGCCGTGTCCGATGATAAGAACTATACCCACGGTTTACTGCAACCGGGAGATGATATCACCATCCGGTACGACTTTGAAGATAAGAACGGCACACTGCAGATCAGCGGCAAAGGTTCGGAAAAAAGTATATTCTACCAACGTTTTGCCACCCTGAAAAAGGAAACAAGAAATAATGCGCGGGTGGACAGTATTGCAAAGGCTACCTATCAGCAACTGAGTGAGCTGCGCAGCACCATGAACGATGACAGCTATCATCTCCTGTATGCGCATTTCACGGGCATGCTGCAATCCAACAAATACTTTACTACCGGCGCACTCTCTCCTTATAACGACAACTTCTATACGTCTTTCAATTACGTGAACGATGTGTATAATATCGTTTCACAACATTACGCCGGCATAGACCCGATCGCAAGATTAGATACCCTCTCCCGGATACTGCCTCCCAAACTCAGGCAACCTGTGCTTACCCTCACACTCCGCTATGAAATCAAACAGCCTTCGGATTCACTGGTGAATGCCGTTTTGAAGGATGATACCTACAGGCAATACATTCTAAAGAAAGTAGCGGCTGAAAGAAAATTCAAAAAAGGGATGGCGGCACCTGACTTCTCATTGGAGAATGATAAAGGAGAAAAGGTAACGCTGCAGGATTATAAAGGGAAGGTGGTGTTCATCGATTTCTGGTTTGAAGCCTGCATACCCTGCCAGCAGATGTTCGAGCGGTTGAAACCTTTAAAGGCACAATATGCAGGGAATAAGGACCTGGTGTTCCTTTGCGTGTCCATTGATGAAAAAGGAGTTTGGATGAAAGCAAAAGACAAGGTACAGGCCGAACATCTGTATACGAATAACAAAGGACGTTATCATGCTGTGCTCAAAGATTATAATGTAGATGGATACCCCACTGCCTATATCATCGGGAAAGACGGACTTATTTTCGATGAAGCACCTTCCGGTTACCCGGAGTTATTACAACCGCAACTGGAAGCAGCTTTGAAAAAATAA
- a CDS encoding sugar phosphate isomerase/epimerase family protein has translation MKRSSFLRTLMAVPALAATPKILHGTPAPVRSKLKISLNAYSFNTPLRDGSMSLDDMLEFCAGTPIQAVDITGYYFPGYPAVPKDEYIYHIKRKAFRLGLDISGTGVRTDFTNPDKQKRQADVQLVKDWIECAAKLGAPVIRIFSGTQATGNWNEVAAYMMEDVKACIEHGRKHGVMVGIQNHNDFIKTADHVHQISKMVDSEWFGIILDTGSYKTGDPYQQIADTARYAINWQLKENVFINGVEQPADLDRIISAVKASGYQGYLPIETLGAGDPRVKVPAFVEKVRKALG, from the coding sequence ATGAAACGCAGTTCCTTTCTGAGAACACTCATGGCTGTTCCGGCATTGGCCGCTACCCCAAAGATCTTACATGGTACCCCTGCTCCTGTCAGATCAAAGCTGAAGATCAGCCTGAACGCTTATTCCTTCAACACCCCCTTACGCGATGGCAGCATGAGCCTGGACGATATGCTGGAATTTTGCGCAGGCACCCCTATTCAGGCAGTAGATATTACCGGTTATTATTTCCCCGGTTACCCGGCTGTTCCGAAAGATGAATACATCTATCACATAAAAAGGAAGGCGTTCCGGCTGGGGTTGGATATCAGCGGTACCGGCGTACGTACGGATTTCACCAACCCTGACAAACAAAAGCGGCAGGCGGATGTGCAGCTGGTGAAAGACTGGATAGAATGCGCAGCTAAACTGGGTGCCCCGGTGATCAGGATCTTTTCCGGAACACAGGCCACCGGCAATTGGAATGAGGTGGCTGCCTATATGATGGAAGATGTAAAAGCCTGTATTGAGCATGGCCGGAAACATGGAGTGATGGTAGGTATTCAGAACCACAACGACTTTATCAAAACAGCAGATCATGTACACCAGATCAGCAAAATGGTGGATTCCGAATGGTTCGGGATCATCCTGGACACGGGTAGTTACAAAACAGGAGACCCTTACCAGCAGATTGCAGATACCGCCAGGTATGCCATCAACTGGCAATTGAAAGAGAACGTCTTTATCAATGGCGTGGAACAACCCGCAGACCTCGATAGAATTATCAGTGCCGTTAAAGCCTCCGGTTACCAGGGTTATCTGCCCATTGAAACACTGGGAGCGGGAGATCCCAGGGTTAAAGTACCAGCTTTTGTGGAAAAAGTAAGAAAAGCATTAGGCTGA
- a CDS encoding carboxymuconolactone decarboxylase family protein has protein sequence MEQRINVFEKGQTAMKSLYGIGGYLNKSIVEQSIFHLIYFRVSQINGCAYCLDMHSKDLRAAGETEQRLYGLSAWRETPYFSERECAALAWAEAVTILKDNQVSDEVYYYVRKQFSEEELVDLTLAVTTINTYNRINIAFRPIPGDYKPGQYK, from the coding sequence ATGGAACAGAGAATTAACGTATTCGAAAAAGGACAGACAGCCATGAAATCCTTATATGGTATTGGCGGCTATTTAAACAAGTCAATCGTAGAGCAATCCATTTTTCACCTGATCTACTTCAGGGTGTCTCAGATCAATGGCTGCGCTTACTGTCTTGATATGCACTCAAAAGATCTCCGCGCTGCAGGAGAAACAGAGCAACGTTTGTACGGCCTGAGTGCCTGGAGGGAAACCCCTTATTTCTCAGAAAGGGAATGTGCTGCACTTGCCTGGGCTGAAGCCGTTACAATCCTTAAAGACAACCAGGTATCAGACGAAGTGTATTACTATGTACGTAAGCAGTTTTCTGAAGAAGAACTGGTAGACCTCACACTGGCAGTTACCACCATCAATACATACAACCGCATTAACATTGCCTTCAGGCCAATTCCCGGAGATTACAAACCCGGCCAGTACAAATAA
- a CDS encoding YciI family protein, producing MKEFALLFRQPSFDYSNTPESEMKILQKKWMDWTGGIAAQGKLSGNGTRLALDGKVLKAGGVITDGPFVEIRERLGSFIVVKADSLEEATTLAHGCPVLDNGGSVEIRAIM from the coding sequence ATGAAAGAGTTTGCTTTATTATTCAGGCAACCCAGTTTTGATTATAGCAATACACCTGAAAGCGAAATGAAAATACTGCAGAAAAAGTGGATGGATTGGACGGGCGGCATAGCAGCGCAGGGTAAATTATCCGGCAATGGCACCCGCCTGGCACTGGATGGCAAAGTACTGAAAGCAGGCGGCGTTATTACTGACGGCCCCTTTGTGGAGATCAGGGAACGGCTCGGCAGTTTTATTGTTGTGAAGGCAGACTCTTTGGAGGAAGCTACCACATTAGCTCATGGCTGTCCTGTACTGGACAACGGCGGCAGTGTAGAGATCAGGGCTATTATGTAA
- a CDS encoding RNA polymerase sigma factor, translated as MRNELKHLFQQEFSKMVAVISKLFGLQHIETAEDIVSETFLLATETWEAKGIPPNPTAWLYLVAKQKTAHHFRRNKIFDQKIKPALTTSQETAEAELNFSQENIKDSQLQMLFAVCNPAIASEAQIGLALRILCGFGIDEIAEAFLSNKEAINKRLFRAKEKLRMEKIKMELPPESEIAKRLDNVLHIIYLLFSEGYYSQTQNQVLQKDFCLEAMRLGLMLTEYEKTNLPKTNALIALMCFHASRFDARQTNEDTLVLYEQQNETLWDTALIHQGNYFLALSAQGNEISSYHLEAKIAAWHCIKEDTPEKWEDILQLYNQLLMVNYSPSVALNRTFALYKANGQREALAEAEKLKLENNHFYHLLLGELYKGIDNSKALLNLQKAYDLAKTQPEKQGIREKINQLS; from the coding sequence ATGAGGAACGAATTAAAACATCTTTTCCAGCAGGAATTCAGCAAAATGGTGGCTGTTATCAGTAAACTATTCGGATTACAGCATATAGAAACAGCAGAAGATATTGTGAGCGAAACTTTCCTGCTGGCAACGGAAACATGGGAAGCAAAAGGTATTCCCCCCAATCCTACCGCCTGGTTATACCTGGTAGCCAAACAAAAAACAGCACATCACTTCAGAAGGAATAAGATCTTCGATCAAAAGATAAAACCCGCACTAACTACCAGCCAGGAAACGGCGGAGGCAGAACTGAATTTCTCTCAGGAGAATATTAAAGACAGCCAGCTGCAGATGCTCTTTGCTGTCTGCAATCCCGCTATTGCCAGTGAAGCGCAGATAGGACTTGCATTACGCATCCTCTGCGGTTTTGGTATTGATGAAATAGCGGAAGCCTTCCTCTCCAACAAAGAAGCCATTAATAAACGATTGTTCAGGGCAAAGGAGAAACTGCGGATGGAAAAGATAAAGATGGAATTGCCCCCGGAAAGCGAAATAGCCAAACGGCTGGATAATGTGCTGCACATTATCTACCTGCTGTTCAGCGAAGGATATTATTCCCAAACGCAGAACCAGGTGCTGCAGAAAGACTTCTGTTTAGAAGCTATGCGGCTTGGTTTGATGCTCACTGAATATGAAAAGACCAACCTGCCTAAAACCAATGCATTGATAGCACTGATGTGTTTCCACGCTTCCCGGTTTGATGCAAGGCAAACAAATGAAGATACCCTGGTATTATACGAGCAACAGAACGAAACCTTATGGGATACAGCCCTGATCCATCAGGGCAATTATTTTTTAGCGCTCTCCGCACAGGGAAATGAGATCAGCTCTTATCACCTGGAAGCAAAGATTGCTGCCTGGCATTGCATTAAAGAAGATACTCCTGAGAAATGGGAAGATATTCTGCAATTGTACAATCAGCTGCTGATGGTGAATTATTCCCCCAGTGTAGCCCTTAACAGAACCTTTGCTCTGTACAAAGCAAACGGGCAAAGAGAAGCCCTGGCAGAAGCTGAAAAACTGAAGCTGGAAAACAATCATTTCTATCACCTGCTACTGGGTGAACTGTACAAAGGCATTGATAACAGCAAAGCCTTACTAAACCTGCAAAAAGCCTATGATCTGGCCAAAACCCAGCCGGAGAAACAGGGCATCCGGGAAAAGATCAATCAGCTTTCTTAA
- a CDS encoding carboxymuconolactone decarboxylase family protein, with the protein METLLAPIEKPKGLIMKMVYFFTRRQFGKVLMPLKVHSARLPVAFGMFYGKVSQLDKKLQLSPEMASLIRVQVARINICLFCIDAGRWSAANASMNVAKFDALDQYATSSLFSDKERVALDYASELTRDKTVNPITFKRMANYYSEQEICEIVFLVASEHLYNLTNIGLNIHSDMLCDISKRK; encoded by the coding sequence ATGGAAACATTACTTGCACCTATCGAGAAGCCGAAAGGCCTGATCATGAAAATGGTCTATTTCTTTACACGCCGCCAGTTCGGCAAAGTATTGATGCCCTTAAAAGTACATTCTGCCAGGCTGCCGGTTGCATTCGGCATGTTCTACGGAAAGGTTTCTCAGCTGGACAAAAAACTGCAACTCTCTCCCGAAATGGCTTCCCTCATCCGTGTACAGGTGGCACGCATAAATATTTGCCTTTTCTGTATAGATGCCGGAAGATGGTCTGCAGCAAACGCATCCATGAATGTAGCCAAATTCGATGCACTGGACCAATATGCAACCAGTTCCCTTTTCAGCGATAAAGAAAGAGTAGCACTGGATTATGCATCAGAATTGACCAGGGACAAAACAGTGAACCCCATCACCTTTAAACGTATGGCCAATTATTATTCAGAACAGGAGATCTGCGAGATCGTTTTTCTTGTGGCCAGCGAACATCTTTATAACCTGACGAATATCGGGTTGAACATCCATTCCGATATGCTTTGTGACATCAGCAAAAGAAAATAA
- a CDS encoding alpha/beta fold hydrolase — MNNTESFKLTTPEATIFLQRLGSGPPLLLLHGFPQTHLMWRDVAPLLAKHFTVICADLRGYGRSSCPSSDADHTPYSKRAMANDMVLIMEQLGFPKFSVAGHDRGGRVAYRLALDHPERVERLAVLDVIPTAEVWDAADKRFATAFWPWSLLTQPAPFPEMLIANAPEAVIDNALNEWGTPGTVFPARVRNAYIEPLKNSAHVHAICEDYRASVMLDYDHDMHDLNNGHRIKCPVLALWSADSALDNWYKKEGGPLAIWRKWAYNVQGWPVSGGHFFPEEIPEETAIALTQFFL, encoded by the coding sequence ATGAATAATACGGAATCATTCAAACTAACAACACCGGAAGCAACGATATTTTTGCAAAGACTTGGAAGTGGCCCTCCACTATTACTGTTGCATGGATTTCCTCAAACACACCTGATGTGGCGGGATGTAGCGCCTTTGCTCGCAAAACATTTCACCGTGATCTGTGCAGACCTCCGGGGATATGGACGTAGCAGTTGCCCGTCTTCTGATGCGGATCATACACCTTATTCCAAACGTGCCATGGCAAACGATATGGTTTTAATAATGGAACAGCTGGGCTTCCCGAAATTTTCAGTGGCCGGGCATGATCGTGGAGGGCGGGTAGCTTATCGTCTGGCACTGGATCACCCGGAACGGGTGGAACGTTTAGCCGTACTGGATGTTATACCAACTGCTGAAGTATGGGATGCGGCAGACAAAAGATTTGCCACTGCTTTCTGGCCATGGTCGCTCCTTACACAACCTGCACCATTTCCGGAAATGCTTATTGCCAATGCCCCCGAAGCTGTAATTGATAATGCTCTCAATGAGTGGGGAACACCGGGTACTGTTTTCCCCGCGAGAGTGAGAAACGCTTATATAGAACCTTTGAAGAATAGTGCGCATGTGCACGCTATTTGTGAAGATTACAGAGCCTCGGTTATGCTGGACTATGATCATGATATGCATGACCTGAACAATGGCCATCGCATAAAATGCCCGGTGCTGGCACTCTGGAGTGCAGACAGTGCATTGGACAACTGGTATAAAAAAGAAGGAGGCCCACTCGCCATCTGGCGGAAATGGGCCTATAATGTGCAGGGCTGGCCGGTTAGTGGGGGGCACTTTTTCCCGGAAGAGATCCCGGAAGAAACAGCGATTGCTTTAACGCAGTTCTTTCTGTAA
- a CDS encoding Gfo/Idh/MocA family protein produces MKSFFCFLLLTGLYITSIAQQPIKVVVAGMNHDHIHTILRQYTQGKVNIIGIAEPNKQLQLKYGKQYRIPDSLFHDDLKKVLLTRKPDVVVGYNAVGEHLKVVQICAPLGIPVMVEKPLAATLQQAKEIEKLAAQHKIKVLTNYETTWYASYHDVYNTISKDSIGQIRKMVVHDGHQGPKEIGCSAEFLSWLTDPVLNGAGALNDFGCYGADLMTWLMKGQRPIAVTAVTKRYKPEVYPKVDDDATILVEYPGATGLIEASWNWPFSIKDLEVFGVTGYLHALDGVNITSRMRENRKGVKVAETLKAPFNDPIVYLTAVLRNELPGTDDLSSLKYNMIVMEILDAAKRSAASGKRIVLQKELR; encoded by the coding sequence ATGAAATCCTTTTTTTGTTTCTTACTGTTAACAGGCCTGTATATCACCAGCATTGCCCAGCAACCCATAAAAGTAGTGGTGGCAGGTATGAATCACGATCATATCCATACCATTTTGCGACAGTACACGCAGGGCAAAGTGAATATCATTGGTATCGCAGAACCCAATAAGCAGTTACAGCTAAAATATGGCAAACAATACCGCATTCCGGATTCCCTTTTCCATGATGATCTGAAGAAGGTATTGTTAACCCGGAAACCGGATGTAGTGGTAGGGTATAACGCAGTAGGAGAACACCTGAAAGTAGTGCAGATCTGTGCACCGCTTGGCATTCCGGTAATGGTGGAAAAGCCGCTGGCTGCTACTTTACAGCAGGCAAAAGAAATAGAGAAACTGGCTGCACAGCATAAAATTAAGGTGCTCACCAATTATGAAACCACCTGGTATGCATCATACCACGATGTATATAACACCATCAGCAAAGACAGTATTGGGCAGATCAGAAAGATGGTGGTGCACGATGGCCATCAGGGGCCTAAAGAAATAGGCTGCAGCGCAGAGTTTTTGAGCTGGCTCACTGATCCTGTATTAAATGGTGCCGGTGCGCTTAATGATTTTGGTTGTTATGGTGCAGACCTGATGACGTGGCTGATGAAAGGGCAGCGCCCTATTGCAGTAACGGCTGTCACCAAACGTTATAAACCGGAAGTATATCCCAAAGTAGATGATGATGCTACCATCCTGGTAGAATACCCGGGTGCAACAGGTTTGATCGAGGCTTCCTGGAACTGGCCTTTCTCTATCAAAGACCTGGAAGTGTTTGGCGTAACTGGTTACCTGCATGCATTGGATGGTGTGAATATTACCAGCCGTATGCGGGAGAACAGGAAAGGAGTGAAAGTAGCAGAAACATTGAAAGCACCCTTCAATGATCCGATCGTTTATTTAACGGCGGTGTTACGCAATGAGCTGCCTGGCACAGATGATCTTTCTTCTTTGAAATATAACATGATCGTAATGGAAATACTGGATGCAGCCAAACGATCTGCAGCCAGCGGTAAACGGATTGTGTTACAGAAAGAACTGCGTTAA
- a CDS encoding LysR substrate-binding domain-containing protein, giving the protein MLSTRHEVFMEVAHQKSFSKASQVLFISQPAVSNHIKGLEEQYKTKLFERKGLQIELTEAGHLLYNRLLAVKLIQKETEFDISVMHDKQQATGILNLGASTTAALYILPRVMSAFHREYPQVDISLLNRNSEIVLQALLDKEINIGVTEEKGKLTNITYQPFVKDQIVAVCSQDNPLARKRSYNLKELLNMSVAIRERGSGTLEAIKKGLAKSKIRLNDLKINIKLGGTEALKNFLLESDCVGFLSTRSIMKELQHGELVILQFEGLRIERSFYFIQRKGETSELNKRFIKMARSLYN; this is encoded by the coding sequence ATGCTTTCTACCCGTCACGAGGTTTTCATGGAGGTTGCCCACCAGAAGAGCTTCTCAAAGGCCAGCCAGGTTTTGTTCATTTCCCAGCCTGCGGTGAGCAATCATATAAAAGGATTGGAAGAACAATACAAAACCAAACTGTTTGAAAGAAAAGGACTGCAGATAGAACTCACAGAAGCAGGACATTTACTCTATAACCGGCTCTTAGCGGTAAAGCTCATTCAAAAGGAAACGGAATTTGACATTTCCGTGATGCACGACAAACAACAGGCTACCGGCATCTTAAATCTCGGTGCCAGTACTACCGCAGCGCTGTATATTCTGCCAAGAGTAATGTCTGCCTTTCACAGGGAATATCCGCAGGTAGACATTTCACTCCTGAACAGGAACAGTGAAATTGTACTGCAGGCCCTGCTGGACAAAGAGATCAATATCGGCGTAACAGAAGAGAAGGGAAAACTTACCAATATCACCTACCAGCCTTTCGTGAAAGATCAGATTGTTGCAGTGTGCAGCCAGGATAATCCATTGGCCCGAAAAAGGAGCTACAATCTTAAAGAACTGTTAAATATGTCCGTAGCCATCAGGGAAAGAGGCAGTGGCACCCTGGAAGCGATAAAGAAAGGTTTAGCCAAAAGCAAAATACGCCTGAACGACCTGAAGATCAATATCAAACTGGGTGGCACAGAGGCATTGAAAAACTTTCTGCTGGAATCTGATTGTGTAGGATTCCTTTCTACCAGGTCCATCATGAAAGAGCTGCAGCATGGGGAACTGGTGATCCTTCAATTTGAAGGCCTGCGCATTGAAAGGAGCTTTTATTTCATTCAGCGAAAGGGCGAAACCAGTGAGTTGAACAAGCGTTTCATAAAAATGGCAAGGTCTCTGTATAACTAA
- the trhA gene encoding PAQR family membrane homeostasis protein TrhA gives MAMILQQTKYNRKQEIVNGLVHAFGIVFGLSALPVLTGIAATHGNTPGIVGAGIYSFCFILLFTCSTVYHLSQEPMVKKLFLVFDHISIYFLIAGTYTPFLLVYMNNAFGITLLCVLWGLTAVGIFFKTWFTGRFDIISTIIYLLMGWILVVGGRRFFTVLPVSVITLFCIGGALYSIGVYFYIRDKRTYTHAIWHSLVLAAAICHYVAVLLTM, from the coding sequence ATGGCAATGATACTTCAGCAAACTAAATACAACCGCAAACAGGAGATCGTAAACGGACTGGTACATGCTTTTGGCATCGTATTCGGGCTAAGTGCCCTGCCGGTACTGACAGGAATTGCTGCCACACATGGTAATACACCGGGCATTGTAGGAGCAGGCATTTACAGTTTTTGCTTCATCCTGCTTTTCACCTGCTCCACCGTTTATCATCTGTCACAGGAACCCATGGTAAAAAAGTTGTTCCTGGTCTTTGATCACATCAGCATTTACTTCCTGATAGCAGGTACATATACGCCTTTCCTGCTGGTATATATGAACAATGCCTTTGGTATTACACTCCTCTGCGTACTATGGGGATTGACGGCAGTAGGCATCTTCTTCAAAACATGGTTCACCGGCAGGTTTGATATCATCTCTACCATCATCTATCTGCTCATGGGCTGGATACTGGTAGTAGGCGGAAGAAGATTTTTTACAGTACTGCCTGTTTCTGTGATCACACTGTTTTGTATCGGAGGCGCCCTCTATTCTATCGGTGTGTATTTTTACATCCGCGATAAACGTACCTACACACATGCGATATGGCATAGCCTGGTATTGGCCGCGGCAATATGCCATTATGTAGCAGTGCTTTTAACGATGTAG